A genomic stretch from Hemicordylus capensis ecotype Gifberg chromosome 1, rHemCap1.1.pri, whole genome shotgun sequence includes:
- the LOC128340565 gene encoding uncharacterized protein LOC128340565, producing the protein MVRHNFNKSIPDRLSPGSTRTAPGAGVPGHLVASGQQDSGSSVEQPGLKTAKLMEEMLLNRKKYTEYANKEIMICYYKSNPTRRGYLKRMYQIWKEKHPDTEITEQRLADQRRYIIRNKVFTGVELEELQRATQAQDMEEELPPTEAVAQAQVEEVLEIEDATVAELFQNQNQATSPLPSPQKHKCRLTEKQQELKQKITEHMNQTTTRVRLPALKTVAKKQLAQVLKDANAALAEITTNNLQETNQLMYSAATITTQELRYKINGPVKKESSTSPKWKIRLENKISRLRSDASKLKDMKDKKLKNKNTKQYLIQKYHLDSRKIREVLEIIKQQITAVSKKISRYEARTKQHRQNLQFQSNQRRFYQSIEGETARNIETPNKEETVQFWGKLWDNPIDYNKKAGWMKEVKKCNQQMQDLIITPELISERAKKIKNWTAPGDDELHGFWLKHLTSLHKQLSKQFNHMLQGGDIEQWLTTGKTHLIMKDPAKGAVPSNYRPITCLPTMFKLLTGIIADEVMQNLLTNKQLPVEQKGNCPNTRGTKDQLLIDKMILENCKRRKTNLSVAWIDYKKAFNSLPHTWILKCLETTGVSKNIQIFI; encoded by the coding sequence atggtgagacataactttaataaatctataccggatcggttgtcgcccgggtcaacaaggaccgcgccaggtgctggagtccctggacatctggtggcaagtgggcaacaggactcaggatcttcagttgagcaaccagggctgaagacagcaaagttaatggaagaaatgttgcttaaccgaaaaaaatatacggaatatgccaacaaggaaataatgatctgctattacaagtctaatccaactagaagaggttatttaaaaagaatgtaccaaatttggaaagagaagcatccagatacagaaataacagaacaaaggctagcagaccagagaagatacataataagaaataaagtattcacaggagttgagctggaagaactgcaaagagcaacacaggctcaagacatggaagaagaattaccaccaactgaagcagttgctcaggcgcaggtggaggaggtgttggaaatagaggatgccactgttgctgaactgtttcaaaatcaaaaccaggcaacctcccctttgccttcacctcaaaaacacaaatgccgtttaacagaaaagcaacaagaactaaagcaaaaaataactgagcacatgaaccaaacaaccaccagggttcgacttccagctctaaaaacagttgccaaaaaacaacttgctcaggtattaaaagatgccaatgctgcacttgcagaaataacaaccaataatttgcaagaaacaaaccaactaatgtacagtgcagcaacaataacaacacaagagctcagatataagatcaatggacctgtaaaaaaagaaagtagtacatcacctaaatggaagattagattagaaaataaaatctccaggcttagatcagatgctagtaaactgaaagatatgaaagacaagaagctgaagaataaaaacaccaaacagtatctgatccaaaaataccacctagattcaaggaaaattagagaagtcctggaaataataaagcagcaaataacagcagtgtcaaagaagattagcagatatgaagccagaactaaacaacacaggcagaatctccaattccagtcaaatcagagacgtttctaccaaagcatagaaggagaaactgcaagaaacatagaaacaccaaataaagaagaaacagtgcaattctgggggaaattatgggacaatccaatagattataataaaaaagcaggctggatgaaagaggtcaaaaaatgtaaccaacaaatgcaagatctaataataacaccagaattaataagtgaaagagcaaagaaaattaaaaattggactgctccaggcgacgatgaactgcatggcttttggcttaaacacctaacaagccttcataaacaactatcaaaacagttcaatcacatgttgcaaggaggtgatattgaacaatggctaacaactgggaaaactcatctcatcatgaaagacccagcaaaaggtgcagttccaagtaattatagaccgataacctgtctgccaaccatgttcaaattattaactggaataatagcagatgaagtgatgcaaaacttattaactaacaaacagcttccagttgaacagaaaggaaattgcccgaacaccagaggcacaaaagaccagctgctgattgacaaaatgattttagaaaattgcaagagaagaaaaaccaatctaagtgttgcatggattgactacaagaaagccttcaattcattgcctcacacatggatactaaaatgtttagaaacaactggtgtcagcaaaaacattcagatatttatttaa